In Thermococcus gorgonarius, the genomic window TTTCCCCATCACTTTGACTATCTCCTTCGGCGTCTGGATTTACCCCACAATCCTAAGTGGATCGCGGCCGGGGTGGTAAATTACCACAACACAAAGATAGCACACCTCAAAACCGTGAAAGGCGCAAGAAAAACCCTTCTCAAACTCAAGGAAATGGGTCTTAAACTCGGCGTGATCACCGATGGAAATCCAGTAAAACAGTGGGAGAAGATACTGAGAACGGAGATAGAGGACTACTTTGACGATGTCCTTATTTCGGACTTCGTAGGAGTTAAAAAACCTCACAGGAAGATATTCGAGAAGGCATTGAAACGGTTTGGCGTGGGGCCCGAAGAGGCCGTGATGGTGGGCGACAGACTGTACTCCGACATCTACGGTGCAAAGCAGGTTGGAATGAGGACGGTCTGGTTTAAATACGGCAAGTATGCCAGTAAAGAACTGGAATACCTTGAATACGCGGACTTTGTAATCAGGTCGCTCGAAGAAGTGGTAGAGATAATCAGGGGGATCGAAAGTGAGGAAAGGGAAGAGCGTTCAGATAAGGAAGTTCATGCTGATTGACTCCGCTTACAAGTCGAGAATTCTCAGAGGGGACAAGCTCACAACGATACGCTACGGGGACTACGAGGCGAAGCCGGGTAGCGAGGTCTATCTAGTGGTAACACCGAGCGATACTGCGGTAGCCAAGGTCAGGATAACCCGCGTGGAGAAAAAGAAGGTAAGAGAACTGACAAACGAAGATGCAAAGCTCGACGGCTTCTCCGACGTCAGGGAGCTTCTCAGGGAGCTCAGCAAAATCTACGGCGAGCTCTACGGCGATGATGAGGTCACAATCATCGGCTTCGAGGTCATAAAGCGTTTCGACGACGGTATTCCGCTCAAGTGGCTCAAGGGCCTCAACTACCGCGAGCCGGCCGAGATTGCGAGGCTCTACCTTGAGAACCAGGAGAAACTGAACCTCAACCGCGAGACCGACTTTATAATGCGCCGTATCTACAACGAAGGCCTCGGAAGGGCAGTCAGAACCTTTGGGCCTAAGAGGGTTCAGCAGGCCCTGCTCAAAACCTACCACGCGCTCTACTCGGCGGGGGTTATCTAACTCGGAATTTGACAAGGAAAAGCTTTTTTACTGTCCCGACCTTTTTTGGGTGCCATGGCAAAGTCTGAACACAAAAGAGGTTTCCTGGCACTCACGCTCGCGCTCTTTGCCCTTTTGGCCCTGCAGATAGCCGGGGCATTTAACGGGATAAACGAGTGGATGAACTCGATCCTTCCTCCTGGCGGGCCTCTAACCAGCGCCTTCACGGAAACGGCGAGCTTTGCCCTCACTGCCGTTTACATCATCCTCTTCCTCCTGCGGGACGTCAAGGATAGAGGAAAGTTAAGCAGGTTCCCCCTTGAACTAACCGCAGGTATTGCGGTCTCTATGGTTATTGTTGCTCTGCTGAAGGTTCTGATCGGTGTCCCTCGGCCCGGGGAGGCCCGGGTTCACTGGAGTTTTTTCGAAGCAATAAAGAACGTTGGCTATTTTGCCTTCCCTTCCGGACACACGACGAGGGCCTCGGTTCTCGCCTACTTCCTCGCAAAACGCTGGAAGAGGCTCTGGCCGCTCTGGTGGGCTTGGGCACTTGGAATAGGTCTCTCAAGGCTTTTTCTCCACGTTCACTGGTTCAGTGACGTCCTCTTCGCTCTCTTCCTTGCCCCCTGGACAGGTTTGTTCGTTGAACTTACCGAAAACCGGTGGCTGCCCCTTTACGGGGCCTTCGTGAGAAAGCTCAAACTGGAGGTGCTGGACGTTGAATGAGTTCCTTCAGGTCTTCCTGCTCTCGCTCGTTCCTACCTTTGAGGGACGCTACGCGGTAGTTTACGGCATTGGACGGGGCTACACCCTCTGGCAGACATTGGTAGCTTCTAGCCTGGGAGTTTTAACCCTTTCTGTAATCCTTCCCCTTCTCCTGCCATACATAGACAGGCTCATGCTCTGGCTTGAGAAGACCCCCCTGGAAAGAATAGCGCGCCTCTACCTCTACTACGTTGAGAGGGTGCGGAAGAAGGCCCATCCCTACGTTGAGAAGTGGGGCTTCTGGGGCCTTCTCGTCTTCGTTGCAATCCCCCTCCCTGGAACCGGCATATGGACGGGCGCTTTAGCGGCCTACCTCCTCGGGATCGAAAAGAGGAAATCCTTCCCGGCGCTCCTCCTCGGTGGTCTGCTGAGCATGGCCATAACCCTGCCTCCGAGTCTCGGCATCTGGGGGTGATAATATCTTCTCGGTCTGCATGCGTGATTGTTACGACACCTGCTCCATGATAAGCGAGTTCAAGAACGGACGGCTTACGGTTAAGGGCAACCCGGAACACCCGGTAACGGTGGGCTTTCTCTGTCCCAAGGGTGCCCTTCTGCCTAAGTGGTTCCACTCCAAAGACAGGCTCAAAAAACCGCTCATAAGAAAGGGCGAGCGCGGCAGTGGGCAGTTCAGAGAAGCGAGCTGGGAGGAAGCAATAAAGCTTGTTGCCAGCAAGTTGAAGGAGACCATCGAAGAGCACGGAAGCGAGAGCGTCCTGGTTTACCAGTACGCCGGTGACAGGGGTGTGGTGAACTACGCCTTCCCTCTGAGGCTCTTCCACTACCTCAACACGGCGATGCTCGACTACGGTATCTGTGACAGGGCCGGGCAGGAGGCTTTGAAGGATATTTATGGGACAGCGGTTGGCATGGATCCTGAAGAATTCAAAAATCAGCGCTTGCTCGTTTACTGGGGGATAAACGCATTCTGGACCAATTTACACGGCTTCATGCTGGCTAAGAAAAGCGACCTTGAGATATGGACGGTAGATGTCGTAAGAACAGAGACCGCGAAGAGGAGTGACAGGTTCTTCCAGGTAAAGCCTGACACGGACGTTCTATTCGCACTGGGCGTTGCGAAGGTTCTCATAGAGGAAAACCTCTACGACAGGGCCTTTGTCCGCGAGAACGTTTACGGCTTTGAGGAATTCAAGAATTATGTAAAAACATTATCGCTTGATTATGTAAGCAGGGAGACCGGTTTGAGCGTTGAGGAGATCGAGGAGTTTGCCCAGGGCTACGCCGAAAAGAAGGGGATAATCCACATCGGCTACGGCTTCCAGCGCTCTCTGGCTGGTGGTGAGGCTGTCAGGGCGATAGCGATTCTTCCAGCGTTAGTCGGCCACCGCTTCGGCTTCATCTACGACATGAAGACGATAGACAAAAGCTACGCGGAAGGGGCCTTTCTGAGGAGCAGGCCCGCTAAGAGAATTCCGCAGATGAAGCTCGCGGAGTACATCGAGAGGGGTGAGATTAAGTTCCTCTACGTCTACAACTCCAACCCGCTCGCGAGCCTGCCGAACCAGAACAGGCTGAGGAAAGCGCTGATCGAGAGTGATGTCTTCGTCGTTACGCACGACATTTTCCTTACCGACACCGCCCTCTACTCGGACGTCGTCCTGCCGGCTAACACATTCTTCGAGCGGCTTGATATAGCCGACAGCTACTACCACCGCTACGTGGCTTTAAACGAGCCGGTTGCAAGGCTCTACGGAAAGAGCAACAGCGAGGTTACTAGGCTTTTGGCAAAGGCCCTAGGAATTGAGAACCCTTACCTCTACGAGAGCGACGAAGAAATCATTAGGAAAATCCTCCAAATCAACGGGTTGAGCTGGGACGAGCTCAAGGAGAATGGCTTCGTCAGAGTGCCTGAAAAGCCGAGGAAGTGGGAAACACCGAGCGGAAAGATAGAGTTCTACTCACAGAGGGCTGTGGAAAGAGGCCTGAGCCCATTCCCGGAGTACAGGAAGTTCAAGGGCAAATACCCGCTCCGGCTCCTCACACCAACGTACAGAATGACCATAACGAGCCAGTACCACAACACCTACGGCATGATAGACCCTAACCTCTACATCAACCCAGCAGACGCCAAGGAGAGGGGCATTCAAGACGGCGACACCGTCGAGGTCTTCAGCGACTACGGAAGCATTAAAACGGTTGCAAAGCTCAGCGACGACGTGCCCAGGGACATAGTCCTCCTCTACAAGGCCTTCTGGGTTAGCTTACTCGGCTGGAATGCGAACTTCCTGACAACGGACGAGACAGTTGATGGCTACGGCAAGGGCTCGGCGTATCACTCGACCTGGGTGGAGGTAAAGAAAGCCAGCTCCCTACACGAGGGTTAAGACCCCCAAAAGCCCGTAGTGGAACTTATTCAAGCGGGAGTTTCCAATGGCCTCCATTTCTCTCCCTCCAACAGAGGTTAGGGCGGAGAGAGTTTTTAAGGATTTCTTGGCCAGAAGCTTTAAATTCCTCTGACGGAACATCCTTCGGTGGTCAAATGGACGTCCTGAGGAGGTTTAAGCTCCTCTTTTCTATGACTTACGCGGGATTCCTTGGGAACATCGCGGTAATATACTATCTTTCCCGCGGGCTGACCTACGGTGAGATAGGCCTTGCCACTGCTGTAGCTGGACTTGGATTCTTCCTCTTTGAGGTCCCACAGGAGTTGTCGGCGACAAAGTGAGCAGGAAGACGAGCGTTCTAATCGGGCTTTCAATAATGCCCCTTGCGACCCTTCTCTTTGTCTTCCTCAAGAATTTCTGGGTTCTTCTCGCTTCAGAGCTCCTTGGGACACTGGGAGGTTCCTTTGTGAGTGGAAGCCTTCAGGCGTGGTTCTTTGACAATCTAAAGGCTGAGGGAATAGAAGGTCAGTTCAAGGAAATCTGGCGGTCGACCCAGAAGCTTTCCCTGGTTGTCAGCTCGACGACAACGGTACTCGGTGGCCTTATCGCACAGTTCTTTGGGTTTGCTCCAGTCATAGTCCTGACTGCTTTGGTGCAGGCCCTTCTAGTCCCCCTGGCCATGAGCATACCGGAGGTTGGATTTTCAAAGCCTGAAACCTCCTACACGCTCCACGTTATAAATTCCTGGCGCGAGCTGAGAAAACCGGAGATCGCGTGGCTCATTGCCTACCTTCTCTCAGTTACTCTCGCCCTGAATCAGTTTAGGAAATTCTTTGAACCGTACCTCGAGGAAATTCTTGCCCTCTTCCTGGGCACAACTATTACCGGAACCCTTGGAATCCTCGAGCTTGTTGAGGTTCTTGTGAAAGTCATCCCCCGGTACGCTGGGGTTGCACTGGAGGGAAAATCGGGCGGTTTCTCCATGAGACCGCGCCCGTTGGAATACCCCTCGCGACGGTTTTATCCGTCATAATTCCGAATCCCTGTATTATAGTCCTTCTCGGGATTCTCGCCACCCTCTTCGCATCGGCGTTCACATTTAATTTCTCGGTGGAGTTCCAGAGGAGGGTTTCAAGCGAGAAGAGGGCGACTGTAATTTCCCTCAGGAACATGCTCTTGGCCCTTGCCACGTCGGTGTTCTACACCATCTACGGCTTCTCCGTTGATTTTCTTGGACTCTCGAAGGCGAGACTTTTATTTGCGCTAGTCTTTCTTATCGTGGGAGCTGTGTTTAAGGCCCTCAGTCTTGGCCCTCTGAGGGAGTACCTGACCTTCGGTGAAGGATAAAAGTGAAGAGTAAAAAAGTGCCGGGCTCACTTCGTTGCCCTCGTTATCCCGACGTCCTTCACCAGAACGTAGGGCGTTGAAACCGGCGTATTGACCTCCCACCAGTGGACGTGGTGGCTCTCTTTGGTAAGGGCCGCTATGCTCTTGAGTATGTGCTGGAGGTTGTCGCTGACGCGGATGTTCCTTATCGGCCTAAGCTCGCCGTTCTCGACGAGGAAGATACCGTCCCTCGGGATGGTCGAGAAGTCGCCCGTTACGTAGTTCTGGAAGCGCGTGTACCAGACGTTGGTTATGTAGATGCCACACCTGACCTCGCTGAACAGTTCATCCCTCGAGTAGTCGCCCGGCTCAAGGACGATGTTCCACGCGTGCGGCATTATTAAACCTGCGTTGGCCGTCGTCTCGGTTCCGTACTTCCTCGCCAGGCTCGTGTTGAGGAGGAAGGTCTTGAAGGTTCCGTTCTCGATTATCGTGGTTTCCCTCGTTGGGACTCCCTCGTCGTCGAACTTCCTTGTGCCGTAGCCGTTCGGCATGTTGCCGACGTCCTTGATTGTGACGATTTCACTGGCGACCTTCTGGCCGAGTTTATTAACCAGGAAGCTGAATCCGGCCTCGGCGGCGTAGGCGGAGGTCATGAAGCTCATATAGCTGAGCAGGTTAGCGAAGGCTAACGGGTCGAAGATGACATTAAAGCGCCCTTCCGGCCCCTGCTCCGGGTTTCTCGCTAAGCTCGCTATCTCTCCGGCCTTCCTTCCAGCGCTCTCGGGGTCGAACTTTTTCAAAACCCTTACTGAGTTCGTCCCGTGGCCGCTCTCGAGGTCGCCGATGAATGCCCTGACGCTTATCTCTATCCCTGTTCCCTCGTCAAAGGCCTCCACGCCGTTGCTCGTGGTGAGGTAAATCCTGTCGTGGTCGGTGTAGAGAACTCCCGCTACCCTCTTGGCACCTTCCTCAAGGGCCGCGTTTATTGCCCTCTCTACATATTCGTTCGGCTCGTCAAGCTCGACGATGGCTTTATCGAAGGTCTCCGGGATGTCCTTGTACTCGAACGGGCCCTCCGCTATTCCGTAGTAGTCCTCCTTAGGTGCCATTCCCTTCATGTTGCTCAGGAGCGTCTTGAGGGTGCGCTCGATGTTCTCCTCGCTCAACTCGGTTATCGTCGTTCCGGCTATTCTCTTCTC contains:
- a CDS encoding TIGR02253 family HAD-type hydrolase, with translation MIKVVFFDLDDTLIDTTKLAEIARRNAIEGMIRAGMPVDFGIAYHELLELINEYGSNFPHHFDYLLRRLDLPHNPKWIAAGVVNYHNTKIAHLKTVKGARKTLLKLKEMGLKLGVITDGNPVKQWEKILRTEIEDYFDDVLISDFVGVKKPHRKIFEKALKRFGVGPEEAVMVGDRLYSDIYGAKQVGMRTVWFKYGKYASKELEYLEYADFVIRSLEEVVEIIRGIESEEREERSDKEVHAD
- a CDS encoding ASCH domain-containing protein, with the translated sequence MLIDSAYKSRILRGDKLTTIRYGDYEAKPGSEVYLVVTPSDTAVAKVRITRVEKKKVRELTNEDAKLDGFSDVRELLRELSKIYGELYGDDEVTIIGFEVIKRFDDGIPLKWLKGLNYREPAEIARLYLENQEKLNLNRETDFIMRRIYNEGLGRAVRTFGPKRVQQALLKTYHALYSAGVI
- a CDS encoding phosphatase PAP2 family protein; this encodes MAKSEHKRGFLALTLALFALLALQIAGAFNGINEWMNSILPPGGPLTSAFTETASFALTAVYIILFLLRDVKDRGKLSRFPLELTAGIAVSMVIVALLKVLIGVPRPGEARVHWSFFEAIKNVGYFAFPSGHTTRASVLAYFLAKRWKRLWPLWWAWALGIGLSRLFLHVHWFSDVLFALFLAPWTGLFVELTENRWLPLYGAFVRKLKLEVLDVE
- a CDS encoding COG2426 family protein; amino-acid sequence: MNEFLQVFLLSLVPTFEGRYAVVYGIGRGYTLWQTLVASSLGVLTLSVILPLLLPYIDRLMLWLEKTPLERIARLYLYYVERVRKKAHPYVEKWGFWGLLVFVAIPLPGTGIWTGALAAYLLGIEKRKSFPALLLGGLLSMAITLPPSLGIWG
- a CDS encoding molybdopterin-dependent oxidoreductase — translated: MRDCYDTCSMISEFKNGRLTVKGNPEHPVTVGFLCPKGALLPKWFHSKDRLKKPLIRKGERGSGQFREASWEEAIKLVASKLKETIEEHGSESVLVYQYAGDRGVVNYAFPLRLFHYLNTAMLDYGICDRAGQEALKDIYGTAVGMDPEEFKNQRLLVYWGINAFWTNLHGFMLAKKSDLEIWTVDVVRTETAKRSDRFFQVKPDTDVLFALGVAKVLIEENLYDRAFVRENVYGFEEFKNYVKTLSLDYVSRETGLSVEEIEEFAQGYAEKKGIIHIGYGFQRSLAGGEAVRAIAILPALVGHRFGFIYDMKTIDKSYAEGAFLRSRPAKRIPQMKLAEYIERGEIKFLYVYNSNPLASLPNQNRLRKALIESDVFVVTHDIFLTDTALYSDVVLPANTFFERLDIADSYYHRYVALNEPVARLYGKSNSEVTRLLAKALGIENPYLYESDEEIIRKILQINGLSWDELKENGFVRVPEKPRKWETPSGKIEFYSQRAVERGLSPFPEYRKFKGKYPLRLLTPTYRMTITSQYHNTYGMIDPNLYINPADAKERGIQDGDTVEVFSDYGSIKTVAKLSDDVPRDIVLLYKAFWVSLLGWNANFLTTDETVDGYGKGSAYHSTWVEVKKASSLHEG
- a CDS encoding MFS transporter, which translates into the protein MSRKTSVLIGLSIMPLATLLFVFLKNFWVLLASELLGTLGGSFVSGSLQAWFFDNLKAEGIEGQFKEIWRSTQKLSLVVSSTTTVLGGLIAQFFGFAPVIVLTALVQALLVPLAMSIPEVGFSKPETSYTLHVINSWRELRKPEIAWLIAYLLSVTLALNQFRKFFEPYLEEILALFLGTTITGTLGILELVEVLVKVIPRYAGVALEGKSGGFSMRPRPLEYPSRRFYPS
- a CDS encoding TldD/PmbA family protein; protein product: MFDVNELILKKAKELGFGDVVVLSHEMNRRQVRFANNEITVAKNWHERKVELFVEFEKRIAGTTITELSEENIERTLKTLLSNMKGMAPKEDYYGIAEGPFEYKDIPETFDKAIVELDEPNEYVERAINAALEEGAKRVAGVLYTDHDRIYLTTSNGVEAFDEGTGIEISVRAFIGDLESGHGTNSVRVLKKFDPESAGRKAGEIASLARNPEQGPEGRFNVIFDPLAFANLLSYMSFMTSAYAAEAGFSFLVNKLGQKVASEIVTIKDVGNMPNGYGTRKFDDEGVPTRETTIIENGTFKTFLLNTSLARKYGTETTANAGLIMPHAWNIVLEPGDYSRDELFSEVRCGIYITNVWYTRFQNYVTGDFSTIPRDGIFLVENGELRPIRNIRVSDNLQHILKSIAALTKESHHVHWWEVNTPVSTPYVLVKDVGITRATK